In a genomic window of Glycine max cultivar Williams 82 chromosome 13, Glycine_max_v4.0, whole genome shotgun sequence:
- the LOC102662192 gene encoding fasciclin-like arabinogalactan protein 11 — protein sequence MIKHSLLVLPISLTLVISLLHSTTLAAIAPATAPAQAPPTTPAASAPTPPQPSGGTTDIVQVLQQANSFNIFLRLMKTTQLINQLNSQLLTIKSGGLTILAPDDGAFSELKPGFLNSLSDGKKLELVQFHVLPDFVSASNFDTLTNPVRTLAGNKPGKVELNVISYGGSVNISTGAVNATMNGVIYTDKHLAVYRVGKVLLPSEFVATTKKPLAPAPALKPAPVTSANDVAEAPKPEKEKPSPKPEQSSESSTQVVPTVTSGGVRIGVSGMWVSLVLGLVFVGVFAA from the coding sequence ATGATAAAACACTCTCTTTTAGTCTTACCCATCTCATTAACACTTGTAATTTCTCTCTTGCATTCAACCACTTTAGCAGCGATAGCTCCGGCCACCGCACCGGCACAAGCTCCCCCCACTACTCCAGCGGCCTCCGCCCCAACACCACCCCAGCCCTCCGGCGGCACCACCGACATAGTGCAAGTCCTTCAACAAGCGAACTCGTTCAACATCTTCCTCCGCCTCATGAAAACCACCCAACTAATAAACCAACTGAACTCCCAGCTCCTAACCATAAAGTCCGGCGGGCTCACCATCCTTGCCCCCGACGACGGCGCCTTCTCGGAGCTGAAGCCGGGGTTCCTCAACTCCCTCTCCGACGGCAAGAAGCTCGAGCTCGTGCAGTTCCACGTGCTCCCTGACTTCGTCTCCGCCTCCAACTTCGACACCCTCACCAACCCCGTTCGCACTCTCGCGGGTAACAAGCCCGGTAAGGTCGAACTCAACGTTATTAGTTACGGGGGTAGTGTGAACATTTCAACCGGTGCGGTTAATGCCACAATGAATGGGGTTATATACACGGATAAGCATCTTGCGGTTTATAGGGTGGGTAAGGTGCTTCTTCCTTCTGAGTTTGTTGCTACTACCAAGAAGCCACTCGCTCCCGCACCCGCTCTAAAGCCGGCGCCGGTGACCTCCGCGAATGATGTGGCGGAGGCGCCTAAACCTGAAAAGGAGAAGCCGTCGCCTAAACCGGAACAATCCTCGGAGTCCTCGACGCAGGTTGTTCCTACTGTGACCTCTGGTGGTGTAAGAATTGGTGTAAGTGGAATGTGGGTGTCTCTTGTTCTTGGTCTTGTCTTTGTGGGAGTGTTCGCAGCATAA
- the LOC100500034 gene encoding uncharacterized protein LOC100500034 precursor → MVMMMKKHLLFSLSLLLMVLFTSAQTTPAPSPSSAPTDIIRILKKAGGFTTLIRLLTTTQVSTQINAQLLNSNNGLTVFAPNDNAFQSLKPGFLNSLNDQQKNELIQFHVLPTFVSISNFDTLSNPVRTQAGDDPDRLALNITSSGNQVNLTTGVVNTTVGGSVYSDHQLAIYQVDKVLLPRDFFVPKPPPPAPSPAKAKASSAKKSTEGPSAADNDSAAISLKHMNRMWVMTLAVATIAAVFSL, encoded by the coding sequence atggtgatgatgatgaagaaacACCTTCTCTTCTCACTTTCACTTCTCCTAATGGTTCTCTTCACTTCAGCTCAAACCACCCCAGCACCATCACCTTCCTCAGCCCCAACAGACATCATCAGAATCCTCAAAAAAGCCGGAGGATTCACCACCCTTATCCGTCTCCTCACCACAACACAAGTCTCAACCCAAATCAACGCCCAGCTTTTGAACTCAAACAACGGATTAACAGTGTTTGCACCAAACGACAATGCCTTCCAAAGCCTCAAACCCGGCTTCCTCAACTCCCTCAACGATCAACAGAAGAATGAACTTATCCAATTCCACGTGCTACCAACATTTGTTTCAATCTCAAACTTCGACACTCTTAGCAACCCGGTTAGAACGCAAGCCGGTGATGACCCTGATAGGTTGGCATTGAACATAACAAGCTCAGGGAACCAAGTGAACTTGACAACAGGTGTTGTTAACACCACAGTTGGTGGAAGTGTTTACTCCGATCACCAGCTCGCGATTTATCAAGTGGACAAGGTTCTTCTTCCGAGGGATTTCTTCGTTCCTAAGCCTCCTCCACCAGCACCTTCACCTGCTAAGGCTAAGGCTTCTTCTGCAAAGAAATCTACGGAGGGTCCTTCTGCTGCGGATAATGACTCTGCTGCTATCAGCTTGAAACACATGAATAGAATGTGGGTGATGACCCTTGCAGTGGCTACTATTGCAGCAGTGTTTTCGTTGTGA
- the LOC100804036 gene encoding beta-galactosidase 8, whose translation MRATQIVLVLFWLLCIHSPTLFCANVEYDHRALVIDGKRRVLISGSIHYPRSTPEMWPDLIQKSKDGGLDVIETYVFWNLNEPVRGQYDFDGRKDLVKFVKTVAAAGLYVHLRIGPYVCAEWNYGGFPLWLHFIPGIKFRTDNEPFKAEMKRFTAKIVDMIKEENLYASQGGPVILSQIENEYGNIDSAYGAAGKSYIKWAATMATSLDTGVPWVMCQQADAPDPIINTCNGFYCDQFTPNSNTKPKMWTENWSGWFLPFGGAVPYRPVEDLAFAVARFFQRGGTFQNYYMYHGGTNFDRTSGGPFIATSYDYDAPIDEYGIIRQPKWGHLKEVHKAIKLCEEALIATDPTITSLGPNLEAAVYKTGSVCAAFLANVDTKSDVTVNFSGNSYHLPAWSVSILPDCKNVVLNTAKINSASAISSFTTESLKEDIGSSEASSTGWSWISEPVGISKADSFPQTGLLEQINTTADKSDYLWYSLSIDYKGDAGSQTVLHIESLGHALHAFINGKLAGSQTGNSGKYKFTVDIPVTLVAGKNTIDLLSLTVGLQNYGAFFDTWGAGITGPVILKGLANGNTLDLSYQKWTYQVGLKGEDLGLSSGSSGQWNSQSTFPKNQPLIWYKTTFAAPSGSDPVAIDFTGMGKGEAWVNGQSIGRYWPTYVASDAGCTDSCNYRGPYSASKCRRNCGKPSQTLYHVPRSWLKPSGNILVLFEEKGGDPTQISFVTKQTESLCAHVSDSHPPPVDLWNSDTESGRKVGPVLSLTCPHDNQVISSIKFASYGTPLGTCGNFYHGRCSSNKALSIVQKACIGSSSCSVGVSSETFGNPCRGVAKSLAVEATCA comes from the exons atgagagCGACACAGATTGTGTTGGTTCTGTTTTGGTTGCTCTGCATTCACAGTCCCACGTTGTTCTGCGCCAATGTGGAGTATGATCATCGAGCATTAGTCATCGACGGCAAGCGCAGGGTCTTGATCTCTGGTTCCATCCATTACCCTCGTAGTACTCCAGAG ATGTGGCCAGACCTTATTCAGAAATCCAAAGATGGAGGATTGGATGTGATTGAGACTTATGTTTTCTGGAATTTAAACGAACCAGTTCGAGGCCag TATGATTTTGATGGGAGGAAGGACTTGGTGAAATTTGTGAAGACAGTGGCTGCAGCGGGTCTATATGTGCATCTCCGCATTGGTCCATACGTGTGTGCCGAATGGAACTATGG TGGTTTCCCTCTTTGGCTACACTTCATTCCGGGAATCAAGTTCCGAACTGACAATGAACCCTTCAAG GCAGAAATGAAGCGATTCACTGCCAAAATTGTGGATATGATCAAGGAAGAGAATCTATATGCCTCACAGGGAGGACCTGTTATATTATCTCAG ATTGAAAATGAATATGGAAACATTGATTCGGCCTATGGTGCTGCGGGTAAATCCTACATCAAGTGGGCAGCAACTATGGCTACATCTCTTGATACAGGGGTTCCATGGGTCATGTGTCAGCAAGCTGATGCTCCTGATCCAATT ATTAATACATGCAATGGATTTTACTGCGATCAATTTACACCAAACTCTAACACAAAACCAAAAATGTGGACTGAGAATTGGAGTGGATG GTTTCTTCCGTTCGGTGGTGCTGTTCCTTACCGGCCTGTGGAAGATCTTGCATTTGCCGTGGCACGATTTTTCCAGCGAGGAGGAACATTTCAAAATTACTATATG TACCATGGAGGGACCAACTTTGACCGAACTTCTGGTGGACCTTTCATTGCTACAAGTTATGATTATGATGCACCAATTGATGAGTATG GAATTATTAGACAGCCTAAGTGGGGCCACCTTAAAGAAGTTCATAAGGCCATAAAGCTTTGTGAAGAAGCATTGATAGCTACTGATCCAACAATTACATCCCTTGGTCCAAACCTAGAG GCGGCAGTTTACAAGACAGGATCTGTATGTGCGGCCTTCCTTGCTAACGTAGACACCAAATCTGATGTAACAGTAAACTTTAGTGGCAATTCATATCACTTGCCTGCATGGTCTGTGAGCATCTTACCAGACTGCAAGAATGTAGTGCTTAATACTGCAAAG ATTAATTCTGCATCTGCAATTTCAAGCTTCACAACTGAATCTTTAAAAGAAGATATCGGTTCTTCAGAAGCTTCTAGTACAGGATGGAGTTGGATAAGTGAACCAGTGGGTATTTCAAAGGCTGATTCATTCCCACAAACTGGATTACTGGAGCAAATAAATACAACAGCTGATAAAAGTGATTACTTGTGGTACTCATTAAG CATTGATTATAAGGGTGATGCTGGTTCTCAAACTGTCCTTCACATTGAATCACTTGGTCATGCCCTTCATGCTTTTATTAATGGGAAGCTTGCAG GGAGTCAAACAGGCAATAGTGGCAAATATAAGTTCACTGTGGACATCCCTGTCACACTAGTGGCCGGAAAGAACACAATTGATCTCTTGAGTTTAACCGTGGGACTTCAG AACTATGGAGCCTTTTTTGACACATGGGGAGCGGGGATCACTGGTCCAGTGATATTGAAAGGTTTGGCAAATGGCAACACACTTGATCTCTCCTACCAGAAGTGGACTTATCAG GTTGGCCTCAAAGGGGAAGACTTAGGTCTGTCTAGTGGAAGTTCTGGACAGTGGAATTCACAATCTACCTTCCCTAAGAACCAACCATTGATTTGGTACAAG ACAACCTTTGCTGCTCCATCCGGCAGTGATCCAGTTGCAATTGACTTCACGGGGATGGGAAAAGGTGAGGCTTGGGTGAATGGGCAAAGCATCGGACGATACTGGCCTACATATGTGGCTTCAGATGCTGGTTGCACGGACTCATGCAATTATAGAGGACCTTACAGTGCATCCAAATGTCGCAGGAATTGTGGAAAGCCATCACAGACACT ATACCATGTACCGCGATCGTGGTTAAAACCAAGTGGCAACATTCTTGTATTGTTTGAGGAAAAGGGAGGTGATCCAACACAAATATCTTTTGTCACAAAACAGACAGAAAGTTTGTGTGCACATGTATCCGATTCTCACCCACCACCCGTAGACTTGTGGAACTCAGATACAGAATCAGGAAGAAAAGTAGGTCCTGTGCTATCACTCACTTGCCCTCATGATAACCAAGTCATCTCTTCCATTAAATTTGCTAGCTATGGAACACCCCTTGGAACCTGTGGTAACTTCTACCACGGACGCTGCAGCAGCAACAAGGCTCTTTCTATTGTGCAGAAg GCCTGCATTGGATCAAGCAGTTGTAGTGTTGGAGTATCAAGTGAGACATTCGGAAACCCTTGTAGAGGAGTGGCAAAAAGTTTAGCAGTTGAAGCTACTTGTGCGTAG